A single Zootoca vivipara chromosome 1, rZooViv1.1, whole genome shotgun sequence DNA region contains:
- the DICER1 gene encoding endoribonuclease Dicer isoform X2 yields MKSPALQFLSMAGLQLMTPASSPMGPFFGLPWQQEAIHDNIYTPRKYQVELLEAALDHNTIVCLNTGSGKTFIAVLLIKELSYQIRGDFNKNGKRTVFLVNSANQVAQQVSTVRTHSDLKVGEYSSLEITEAWTKEKWNQEFAKYQVLVMTCRVALNILKNDHLSLSNINLLIFDECHLAIQDHPYREIMQLCESCPSCPRILGLTASILNGKCDPAELEEKIQKLENILKSSAETATDLVVLDRYTSQPCEIVVDCGPYADKSGLYERLLTELDDALHFLNDCNISVLCRERDSTLISKQILSDCRAVLLVLGPWCADKVAGMMVRELQKYIKHEQEELHRKFLLFTDTFLRKIHALCEEHFSPASLDLKFVTPKVIKLLEILRKYKPYERQQFESVEWYNNRNQDNYVSWSDSEDEDEDEEIEEKEKTETNFPSPFTNILCGIIFVERRYTAVVLNRLIKEAGKQDPELAYISSNFITGHGIGKNQPRSKQMEVEFRKQEEVLRKFRAHETNLLIATSIVEEGVDIPKCNLVVRFDLPTEYRSYVQSKGRARAPISNYIMLADSDKIKCFEEDLKTYKAIEKILRNKCSKSVDTSETENEPIIDDDDIFPPYVLRPEDAGPRVTINTAIGHINRYCARLPSDPFTHLAPKCKTRELPDNTFYSTLYLPINSPLRASIVGPPMNCTRLAERVVALICCEKLHKIGELDDHLMPVGKETVKYEEELDLHDEEETSVPGRPGSTKRRFQNV; encoded by the exons atgaaaagccCTGCTTTGCAGTTCCTCAGCATGGCAGGACTACAACTCATGACCCCTGCTTCCTCACCAATGGGTCCTTTTTTTGGACTTCCATGGCAACAAGAAGCAATTCATGATAATATTTACACGCCAAGAAAATACCAG GTTGAACTGCTGGAAGCAGCTCTGGATCATAATACAATAGTCTGTTTAAACACTGGCTCAGGGAAGACTTTTATTGCAGTACTACTCATTAAAGAACTGTCTTATCAGATCAGGGGAGATtttaacaaaaatggaaaaagaacaGTATTCTTGGTCAACTCTG CAAACCAAGTTGCTCAGCAAGTGTCAACTGTTAGGACGCATTCAGATCTCAAGGTGGGAGAGTATTCAAGTTTGGAAATAACTGAAGCATGGACAAAAGAGAAATGGAACCAAGAATTTGCTAAGTATCAG GTTCTGGTAATGACCTGTCGTGTcgctttgaatattttaaaaaatgaccattTATCTCTGTCAAACATTAATCTTCTTATTTTTGATGAGTGCCATCTTGCAATTCAGGATCACCCCTATCGAGAAATTATGCAG CTTTGTGAGAGTTGTCCATCATGCCCCCGAATTTTAGGATTAACAGCTTCCATTTTAAATGGGAAATGTGATCCAGCAGAGTTAGAAGAGAAGATTCAGAAATTGGAGAACATTCTAAAGAGTAGTGCGGAAACTGCAACTGATTTAGTGGTTTTGGACAG GTATACTTCTCAGCCTTGTGAGATTGTGGTAGACTGTGGACCATATGCTGACAAAAGTGGGCTCTATGAAAGGTTGTTAACGGAGCTAGATGATGCACTTCACTTTCTGAATGATTGCAACATTTCTGTACTGTGTAGAGAGAGAGATTCTACCTTAATTTCTAAACAG ATACTGTCAGACTGCCGAGCAGTGTTGCTTGTTCTGGGACCCTGGTGTGCTGATAAAGTAGCTGGGATGATGGTGAGAGAGCTACAGAAGTACATAAAGCACGAGCAAGAGGAGCTGCACAGGAAATTTTTATTGTTTACAGATACTTTCCTAAGGAAAATACATGCACTCTGTGAAGAGCACTTCTCGCCTGCCTCACTTGACCTGAAATTTGTAACCCCAAAAGTAATAAAACTGCTTGAAATTTTGCGTAAATACAAGCCCTATGAACGACAACAGTTTGAAAGTGTTGAGTGGTATAATAATCGGAATCAGGATAATTATGTGTCCTGGAGTGATTCTGAGGATGAGGACGAAGATGAAGAAatagaggagaaagagaaaacggAAACTAATTTTCCTTCTCCCTTTACTAATATTTTATGTGGAATTATTTTTGTGGAAAGAAGATACACAGCAGTTGTTTTGAACAG GTTGATAAAAGAAGCTGGCAAACAAGACCCAGAGCTGGCTTACATCAGCAGCAATTTTATAACTGGACATGGCATTGGAAAGAATCAGCCCCGTAGTAAACAGATGGAAGTAGAATTCCGAAAGCAGGAAGAG GTACTTAGAAAATTTCGAGCACACGAGACCAACTTACTAATTGCAACTAGTATTGTAGAAGAGGGTGTTGACATACCAAAATGCAATTTGGTGGTTCGTTTTGATTTGCCCACAGAATATCGTTCCTATGTGCAGTCCAAAGGAAGGGCCAGGGCACCTATCTCGAATTACATCATGTTAGCAGATTCAGACAAAATCAAATGTTTTGAAGAAGATCTTAAAACCTACAAGGCAATTGAGAAG atcCTGAGGAACAAATGCTCAAAGTCTGTGGATACCAGTGAAACCGAAAATGAACCCATTATAGATGACGATGATATCTTCCCACCATATGTGCTAAGACCAGAAGATGCTGGTCCAAGAGTCACAATAAACACTGCTATTGGGCACATTAATAG GTACTGTGCTAGACTGCCAAGTGACCCGTTTACTCATCTGGCTCCCAAGTGTAAAACTAGAGAACTCCCTGATAACACATTTTATTCAACTCTTTATCTACCTATCAATTCTCCTCTACGAGCATCAATAGTT GGTCCTCCAATGAATTGTACAAGATTGGCAGAGAGAGTTGTTGCTCTTATTTGCTGTGAAAAATTGCATAAGATTG GTGAACTGGATGATCACTTGATGCCTGTTGGAAAAGAGACAGTGAAATATGAGGAGGAACTTGATTTGCATGATGAAGAAGAAACCAGTGTTCCAGGAAGGCCAGGCTCTACAAAACGAAG ATTCCAGAATGTTTGA